Proteins encoded by one window of Chryseobacterium foetidum:
- the rpmA gene encoding 50S ribosomal protein L27 — MAHKKGVGSSKNGRESHSKRLGVKIFGGQDAIAGNIIVRQRGTQHHPGENVGIGKDHTLHALVDGKVVFRKKANNRSFVSIEPNA, encoded by the coding sequence ATGGCACACAAAAAAGGAGTCGGTAGTTCCAAGAACGGTAGAGAATCTCACTCTAAAAGATTAGGTGTAAAGATTTTCGGTGGACAAGACGCTATCGCTGGAAACATTATTGTAAGACAAAGAGGTACTCAGCACCACCCGGGTGAAAACGTTGGGATCGGTAAAGATCACACTTTGCACGCACTTGTAGACGGTAAAGTAGTTTTCAGAAAGAAAGCAAACAACAGATCATTTGTATCTATTGAACCAAACGCATAA